Genomic DNA from Sporosarcina sp. ANT_H38:
CCTCTTATACGCTTGTTGCAATGTTGTTATTAACTCGGAATCTGGATGAACATACAACGGCTGATGTACTTTGCTAATTTCTAAGGACAAACAATTTATTACAGAAAATTCAGTTAATTTATTTTGCACATTCTCTTGAGTCCGGCTTTTAGGAAATCTATAATCGAAAGCGATTTCAAATTCCCTTCCCTTATACAAGACATAGGGTATACTTAAGGTTGTTTCACCCATCTCTGAATCTTCATCATATAACCCCATTTTTTCCCCATGAACGTCATCGAGTAAAAATCTCTCCAGAAGGCCCTTGAAATTTCTTCCTTTTCCAATCCCCCCCTCAATGCACATTAAGTCTCTACCGAACTTAAATATAGCATTTGCGCCTTTATGTGGATTTCTTGATAATGTTTTCTCCCCCCTGTAGATAGCGGTTACAATTTCATTATCACAATGTACTTCAGCGGCTTCAATTAGAATATCTTTTAATGAATTGGGGTTGTGACTATGAAACTTCACGATCAGATTTTCACAAATAAACCCTCTTTGTTTTTCGCTTTCAATAACTAATAAATCATGTTGGGATTCTTTTATTGGTAGTTCATCATCTTTCAGATAAAAAGAACCTTGGATTACTCCTTTCTCACCATTTACAATGGGAAAATCTCCGTCCGGAGAAAACGCCATAATTGGTTGGGGATTATATTTAAAATAATGATCCATGCATTCCCAACTTGTTTCCTCCGCACCTCCCAAAATAAGTCGAACTTTTCTATTAAATACAAAACCCAAATCCCTTAATATTTTCATCGCATAATAAGAAGCAAGTGCAGGTGCCTTATCATCATTAACCCCCCTACCGTATAGAAAGCCATCATGATTAGTTAATATAAAAGGATCAAACGACCAATCATCTTTTTCTCCCTCTGGAACAATATCAAGATGGGCGAGAATTCCAATCACCTCTTCCCCTTGACCGCTTTCGATATGAAGGGCATATCCATCGAA
This window encodes:
- a CDS encoding Sapep family Mn(2+)-dependent dipeptidase, which produces MGNLIDSYYERLRYYEEQLMDDLAELVAIRSVRDLESKDSNSPFGMGIRDAFDKMISFAERDSFINVDFDGYALHIESGQGEEVIGILAHLDIVPEGEKDDWSFDPFILTNHDGFLYGRGVNDDKAPALASYYAMKILRDLGFVFNRKVRLILGGAEETSWECMDHYFKYNPQPIMAFSPDGDFPIVNGEKGVIQGSFYLKDDELPIKESQHDLLVIESEKQRGFICENLIVKFHSHNPNSLKDILIEAAEVHCDNEIVTAIYRGEKTLSRNPHKGANAIFKFGRDLMCIEGGIGKGRNFKGLLERFLLDDVHGEKMGLYDEDSEMGETTLSIPYVLYKGREFEIAFDYRFPKSRTQENVQNKLTEFSVINCLSLEISKVHQPLYVHPDSELITTLQQAYKRVTGENAELMTKGGISYARALNCGVAFGPSFQGDTPNTHKQNEKIRIETLYKAIIIYCETLRLLATR